In the Octopus bimaculoides isolate UCB-OBI-ISO-001 chromosome 7, ASM119413v2, whole genome shotgun sequence genome, NNNNNNNNNNNNNNNNNNNNNNNNNNNNNNNNNNNNNNNNNNNNNNNNNNNNNNNNNNNNNNNNNNNNNNNNNNNNNNNNNNNNNNNNNNNNNNNNNNNNNNNNNNNNNNNNNNNNNNNNNNNNNNNNNNNNNNNNNNNNNNNNNNNNNNNNNNNNNNNNNNNNNNNNNNNNNNNNNNNNNNNNNNNNNNNNNNNNNNNNNNNNNNNNNNNNNggcacataaaagacaccatttcgagcgtggccgttttcatgcgggtgacacgtaaaagcacccactacactctctgagtggttagcgttaggaagggcatccagctgtagaaactctgccaaattagattggagcctggtgttgccatccggattcaccagtcctcagtcaaattgtccaacccatgctagcatggaaagcggacgttaaacgatgatggccGACCAAAGtgttatgagtggatttgatagatggaaattgaaagaagtccatcatatatgtgtgcttaaCCCCACAACTatggtgctggtttgtttccCCAtataacttaccagtttggcaaaaagagactgacagaataaataccaggcttcaaaaatttagtattggagtcgatttgtttgaccaaaacctTCATCATTGCTATTCTACTACAATGACTTCTGCTCCTCTAAAACCATGTCCCATTTCATTAAGGACAGCTCATGtacctttctctcttcccctcttatCTCTACTATGTTTCACTACTAACCTTAAAAAATTCCAAATGTAATGCAAGACCCCTTCCTCCTCATTCAACTAAATAACAATCATAACACTCTTAAAACCTATTAATATAATACAAGGTAGCAGATACACAATTAGTCAGTAAGCTGATAATACACCAATTTATATCTCATCTGTTTTTGCTCGACCACCATTAGTatcacatttacatttttttcttccaacACCAAAAATATCTGGTTTgcaaattaaaacagaaaacaaatatttaagaacaaaccacaacatatagaaaaaattttttaatttttctttacacTGAATAACCAACAATGTCTAAAACATTGGCTCCAAGAAGTTGGAAATGTTCTAAGGCACTTTGAAGAGCTTCTGTGTTGTGCTTAATGTCCTTTCTGCACATCAGTttcaatgaagtattttgctgattgccttcagtttttctaggaTTACTAAGGGAATAATCAGAACGAAATGTTTCATTGGGAACAGTTGATGTCTGTTCTTCATTAACAGTTTCATGTAAAACATTACATTCTTTCTTTAATTGttctttgtgttttctactcTTTGGTGCAGTACATTCTTCTGTAGAGACTTTACCAGACACTTCTGCAGACATTGAATCTTTTTGGTTAAAATTATCCATTTCTTCTCgagatcttttctttttctttttttttctttttgtgtaaaAATCTTCATCTCTAGTTTCTAAATCTTTTTCTATATCAACATTAAGCACCGCTGTACTTTGCTCCCCAGAATTGGGAACTGTACTTTGGTTCTCAAGATTAACAAGTACCGAACTCTGCACCATAGAATTATGAAGTACACTTTTAGAATCAACCACCTCACaatcttgttctttctttttcttcttcttctttgatttctttatttttgtctcaCCAGTTGTCGAACAAACAGTTTCTCCATTACTTACATCATTCTCACCATCACAGTCAACAACATCAGATGTGGTCTCTTTGCACTTTTTAtgcttgtcttttttcttcttcttatgttGAACCACAATACACTCATCTGTCATCTCAACAGATTGTTTTTTATAATTATCTACAGATTCAGAATTATGCTCACCATCTACATCAGTTATTAATTCACATGCTGCCTCTTCTTCAAATTCCTCGTCCTtaaccttctttttctttttcttctttaacttCTTAACAGTCTCCTCAGGGCAGTGGTCAACATCCATAGTAGAATCTGACTTATCTTTGATAGTTTGCTCAGGGCAGTGGTTAACCTCCATAGAACAATCCAAGTCTGTAGGTTCTGTAACCAGAGATTCCTTGTGTGCAGAATCACTGTCTCTTACTTGTAAATGTgcatctttcattattttcattttcatagcaAAATATTCCAATACACTCTTCCCAGTATTTATGGTCAAAACTCCATGCTTTTCATTAATGACCAGCTTCTCAGTAGATTCctagaaaatagatattaaatagatattattaaaataatttattataatttatctttaatgaggtaaataaaatcatgagccaaataaattattgaatgagGAGGGGGCAAGTGACGGGGGAGGGACAGAGATAGGGTTTCACATGCATGAGGTTTTACAAATATggatatataggcacaggcatgactgtgttataagacgcttgcttcccagccacataatcttgggttcagtcccactgcaaggcaccttgggcaagtgtcttctactacatatagcctcaggccaaccaaagccttcagtggatttggtagatgtaaactgaaagagacctatcatatatatgtgtgtgtgtatgtatgtgtgtggcccCTTGTGTCCACGTTTGTCataccaccactgcttgacaactggtgttggtgttcacatccctgtaatttagtgattCAGAAAAAACACTAATAGAATAGGTATTagctttaaaaaaagtcctgggatcgatttattcaactaaaacctttcaaggtgatgctccaacataacagcagccaaatgactgaaactagtaaaaaataaaagacatcttATTTCGTTCTGATTTCCATCAACATTTACTGTTTAGATGTCTGTGTCTTTCTGCTGCTAACTAATCCCTTAAACTgataaagatagagaaagaggataaGATAAAATAGAATTAAGTACTTTGTTCTTACGTCCAATTGGAAATATAAGACATACTAACATAAACACCTCCTGAGACCCGAGAAGTTTTCACAAGGCCAATAATGTTTCACAGCATGAAAACAGGAGATAATTTCATACTTTAACTGCAGCATCAATTGAAGAAACTCCAGATTGAGACAGTGGAcaaaagagagtgtgagagcaATGTGGTATTGGATAGAGaagatttgtatatgtacacatatgaaggAAGCAAGAGAGATGTAATGCATCTTTGTGAGTGCGTCTGAAGGAATACACATAAGCTTTTCAATGAaagaagagacaaacagacaggcagacacaaaaatactgttatatatatgtatgtgtacatctgtgtgaatgcatgtgctaCGTATAAGGAGATGTAacaaagaaaagagggagagaatggaAAAAGGAGATTATCAAAGAAACCTTACTGATTTTGCATCAATATTAGCAGCTTCAAGAGGAACCACTtctgatgatggggatgatgatggcaCCAGATCAGTCTCAGGTTTCTTCATCTTGGTTTTCCTTCGGCCAAATATACAATCCATGTCCTCTGCTGTCCGACCTGACAGATCTTTGCTTTTCATGTGTTTGTGGTAGCTGAGAGAGAATAAAGATAGGAAGATGAGGAGCACTTAAATACTGTTAGGGGTTAGAGTTAAATATAGTATGTGGAACAAAGATAGGAAGCCGGGGAGGGCTTTATTCAATTTTCGGGGTCAATGAGTTAAATATTGTAGCTGAAAAAGGACTGGAAAATGAATAGGACTTTAAACAGTGTTAGAAGTTATTGGGTTAAATATTGTAGTTAGACAACATTCTTGTTAACCATGAGCATTGTCCTGATCcatgaatatttttgttaaacttgaacacttcttcacacagctgtcctcatccatttcgcattacatgaccataccagtgcagtcatctctcttgcacaccacatctgatgcttcttatgtccaacttttgtCTCAGGACACTTacactgtcatgcatgcacactgacactacacatccagcagagcatactggtctcatttctttcaagcctacgcatgtcctcagcagtcacagcccatgtttcactgctatgtagcatggctgtttgcacacaggcatcatacagtctacctttcactctgagcaagaggtcTTTTGTTAcaagcagaggtaggagctctctgaactttagcagttatgctctcagagcatctacccccattactgacttggtcacctaggtaacggaagctatcaactatctCCAGTTTTGCCTCCTGGCActtgatggaatctgttttctgtacattttcagtgtttattgcacctgtgcatcttccacacacaaaaattatcttcccagttaaccttcctttgatattgctgcacctcttttGCTTACAGCTTACACCAAGTatatcgtatggagtttctacctatgccttttctacagctcaagcagggccatctacctgaagggatttgtgatttgtctgacTTCCTaattactaagactttggtttttgctaggttaactctaaagcccttcagctattagagcaaggtcaccagtacagaggagctcccagaggcagtCTGTcatgaattcctctgttattgcctggtggactatgatgaacaagagggggctgaggacagatctttcgtgaacccctacttctaccttgAATTCTTTACTATACTTATTGCCAACCCTcgccttactgacagcatccctgtacatggcttgtacagctttcaccaaccactcatctaagcctagtttccacattgaccaccagatgagggatcgggggaccctgtcaaaggctttctccatgtcaatgaaagtcaggtacagaggtttatctttggctatgtatttctcctgcagctgtcttaccagaactctctctctctaattaattgggctatgaacctctccgtgactttcatcacctgatccaacaatttgatacctctataattatttctatctaaggtgtcacctttacctttgtagtagttgactatggtgctgctacaccagttatTGGGTATGATTCCtccgtgtatcacctggttcgtaatacgggtgactagggtatagctgacactgccagatattttaagcatctcagcagtgattcctgataagccgggggctttccctgtcttcatatccttaattgctttatctaccaaggtactgtcaattcggatagctggtccctctgttggatcgACATTTatcagactctctttctcccattcattttctttatttagcaacttttcatagtggcatctccaagtctctctctttgcagcatcattaaatgcatGTGAGCCATCAttcatgtggacacatttctctgaaatattcgacagtactccagcatggccacagtctaatgactgaaaacaagtaaaagaatgaaaggataaTAATTAAGAAAACTTACTGCACACGCTTTTTGGCCACACAAGActtttctgccaacttgctaaCATCATCTGTATCAGCATGACTGGCACTAGTGTGGGTTTCACTCAAACTGTTCAACAAGGAGTTAAAATCATCCTGGTGACTCATCAAGTTGTCACCAAAGACTTTTTTAAAACCAAGCCCTGTAAAGTAATAACAGGAAAATTAATTAACACATTTGGTATGGGAAAGTGAAGTGTAGAGAGGAGTCACAATAGCAAAGTCAGGGATGTAGAGAGAAGAGTCATGATGACAAAGTAAAGAGTGTAGAATAGCCTGATAGAATATTGCAGTATCATTGAATAATTCATGTTCATTCAGTGGAATGGAAGATCTTCATAGTTTGTTGATGAGGATTCAGTTGCTCATCCCTGAATTAAATGTATAGTGTTCCCTTAACATCTTTCTCAAGCAGAATCAGTGATATACAGTGAATGTGATAAGGCTATactcttttgaattacaagtacaattcaTGTCAGGCTTCTGTACAGTATCAGTCTACCCAAGGccatgccccagtatggccacagtctaatgactaaaacaagcaaaagataaaagacccaGTTTTAATCACAAGACATTATAAAAGCTCCTTCACTGGTCAGCAATGTCCTGTCAATGATACCTAGTTATGGTCATGTTACCTTAAAATTTCCATCTTGATACAAGTGGTTTACATTTTTAATGAGGAGTAAAGAATCTGCTGAGGAATGTTTGGCTACTACATTCAGCAGATCAAGTTACAATGTAAAAGGCTCCTTCTTTTGCTTAGGTCACCTCTATTTGCTGCTACCCTGAACAAGTCAAATGACTATAGACATTGTGATCTCATGATCAGTATTTCAAAGGCAGTAAGTTCTTTTGACAAAGAGATCTGGCAcccaccacatggtttcaggttcagtgccactgcatggcaccttgggtcttctactatagacccaggctaaccaaagccttgagtgcaTTTAgaagattgaaactgaaaggaagattgtcatatatatgtgtgtgtatgtatctgtgtgtagctgtgtgttgtgtctgcatatttgtttacatttgtacttCTACAAAAGTTCCAACCTATGAGCAATGATGTTGTCATTTCTCCTGTCAACAAATTATCCACTCACTTCATGCCATTGAAGCTATGTGGAATAACAGGTAAGAATTTAAACAATAACTCAATAGCAATCATCTAATCCAtgttgacataaaaaaaaaatgcatgtaaaaCCGCACAAGCAAGCAAAGCTCTTCAAAACCTGTCCCACTAGTTTGCATAGCTGTTTTCAAATCATTAGGAAATTTACTATAAAAGATTTGGCATATACTAAAGCTGATTAAATTACTATGTAGATGTCTACAGCAGCTCATAGCAAGATATGAAATGTTAACCCATCAGTCAACATCTTAATTTTTAGCAAACTATAACATGTCATCATggtaaaaactaaataaaaggaACAAATGGTAAGAACTAAATGCAACACATGTTACAAAATGGTCACTGGTTT is a window encoding:
- the LOC106875067 gene encoding PIN2/TERF1-interacting telomerase inhibitor 1 isoform X1, translated to MLAEKHIRVKYSVNPRGNVWSNDEDKFGQKMLEKFGWEKGKGLGLREDGSREHVKVSKKNDTKGLGFKKVFGDNLMSHQDDFNSLLNSLSETHTSASHADTDDVSKLAEKSCVAKKRVHYHKHMKSKDLSGRTAEDMDCIFGRRKTKMKKPETDLVPSSSPSSEVVPLEAANIDAKSESTEKLVINEKHGVLTINTGKSVLEYFAMKMKIMKDAHLQVRDSDSAHKESLVTEPTDLDCSMEVNHCPEQTIKDKSDSTMDVDHCPEETVKKLKKKKKKKVKDEEFEEEAACELITDVDGEHNSESVDNYKKQSVEMTDECIVVQHKKKKKDKHKKCKETTSDVVDCDGENDVSNGETVCSTTGETKIKKSKKKKKKKEQDCEVVDSKSVLHNSMVQSSVLVNLENQSTVPNSGEQSTAVLNVDIEKDLETRDEDFYTKRKKKKKKRSREEMDNFNQKDSMSAEVSGKVSTEECTAPKSRKHKEQLKKECNVLHETVNEEQTSTVPNETFRSDYSLSNPRKTEGNQQNTSLKLMCRKDIKHNTEALQSALEHFQLLGANVLDIVGYSV
- the LOC106875067 gene encoding PIN2/TERF1-interacting telomerase inhibitor 1 isoform X2 produces the protein MLEKFGWEKGKGLGLREDGSREHVKVSKKNDTKGLGFKKVFGDNLMSHQDDFNSLLNSLSETHTSASHADTDDVSKLAEKSCVAKKRVHYHKHMKSKDLSGRTAEDMDCIFGRRKTKMKKPETDLVPSSSPSSEVVPLEAANIDAKSESTEKLVINEKHGVLTINTGKSVLEYFAMKMKIMKDAHLQVRDSDSAHKESLVTEPTDLDCSMEVNHCPEQTIKDKSDSTMDVDHCPEETVKKLKKKKKKKVKDEEFEEEAACELITDVDGEHNSESVDNYKKQSVEMTDECIVVQHKKKKKDKHKKCKETTSDVVDCDGENDVSNGETVCSTTGETKIKKSKKKKKKKEQDCEVVDSKSVLHNSMVQSSVLVNLENQSTVPNSGEQSTAVLNVDIEKDLETRDEDFYTKRKKKKKKRSREEMDNFNQKDSMSAEVSGKVSTEECTAPKSRKHKEQLKKECNVLHETVNEEQTSTVPNETFRSDYSLSNPRKTEGNQQNTSLKLMCRKDIKHNTEALQSALEHFQLLGANVLDIVGYSV